Proteins encoded within one genomic window of Gadus macrocephalus chromosome 16, ASM3116895v1:
- the slc46a1 gene encoding proton-coupled folate transporter: MEERDTVAILPTDNLTSSDDEITNSSPNEEVEFQRNSCRRPPFACPFGLSVEPVLFLAMFSIALQAPLSTQYLWERISEDLGYNGTKGGGCGNTSADPDPLQKEVETLTAHWNLYINMGGFAVGAVVTTLLGSWSDQAGRRPVLILPSVGLALQTVVYLVVMYQKLPVAYFLLGRLLSGLSGDFNSILAGCFSYVADTSDRRSRTFRVAVLEACLGLAGMFASIIGGQWRRAQGYINPFWLVLATNLAAGLYAYLFVPESVTLDPSAKLLAARHHRAIYRLYSGSGGGAEGGGGGGGGGGGGAWAWRRRLWLYTLCFFLVVTVHFGSRELYVLYELSAPLCWGPALIGYGSAAQHLGYLSSLLGLRLLQLCVVDSWVAVAGLASNVVGLAVIAFADNTKLMFTGYGLCFLYMAATPVLRSKLSKLVSPSEQGALFASVACVEGLSSLVASGLFNSIYPATLHLLKGFPFLFGAILLLIPAGIIGSLECLDERRENRDARES; this comes from the exons ATGGAAGAACGGGACACCGTAGCCATCCTGCCCACGGATAACCTTACATCCTCGGACGATGAAATCACAAATTCTTCACCAAACGAAGAGGTAGAGTTTCAGAGAAATAGTTGCAGACGTCCTCCATTTGCATGTCCTTTCGGCCTGTCTGTTGAGCCAGTCTTATTTCTTGCCATGTTCTCGATAGCTCTCCAAGCCCCTCTGTCCACTCAATATTTATGGGAGCGCATAAGCGAGGATCTGGGATACAACGGTACCAAGGGCGGGGGGTGCGGCAATACCTCGGCGGACCCAGACCCTCTTCAAAAG GAGGTGGAGACCCTGACTGCCCACTGGAACCTGTACATTAACATGGGGGGCTTTGCAGTAGGAGCGGTGGTGACGACCCTCCTCGGCTCATGGAGTGACCAAGCCGGCCGGAGACCTGTCCTCATCCTGCCCAGCGTGGGCCTGGCTCTGCAGACGGTAGTGTACCTGGTGGTGATGTACCAGAAGTTGCCCGTGGCCTACTTCCTTCTGGGGCGGCTTTTAAGCGGCCTCTCGGGGGACTTCAACTCCATCCTGGCCGGCTGCTTCTCGTACGTGGCCGACACCAGTGACCGAAGGTCGCGTACGTTCCGGGTGGCGGTGCTGGAGGCGTGCCTCGGCCTGGCGGGAATGTTCGCCAGCATCATCGGCGGGCAGTGGCGCCGGGCCCAGGG GTACATCAACCCTTTCTGGCTGGTGCTCGCCACCAACCTGGCAGCCGGCCTGTACGCCTACCTGTTTGTCCCCGAGTCTGTGACGCTAGACCCCAGTGCAAAGCTCCTCGCCGCCCGCCACCACCGGGCCATCTACCGCCTCTACTCCGGGAGCGGgggcggggcggaggggggaggaggaggaggaggaggaggagggggcggggcctgggcctGGCGGCGGAGGCTCTGGCTCTACACGCTGTGCTTCTTCCTGGTGGTGACGGTGCACTTCGGCAGCAGGGAGCTCTACGTGCTCTACGAGCTGAGCGCCCCCCTGTGCTGGGGCCCCGCGCTGATCGGCTACGGCTCGGCGGCCCAGCACCTGGGCTACCTGAGCAGCCTGCTGGGCCTGAGGCTCCTGCAGCTGTGCGTGGTCGACTCCTGGGTGGCCGTCGCCGGGCTGGCCTCCAACGTGGTCGGGCTGGCGGTGATCGCCTTCGCCGACAACACAAAGCTCATGTTTACGG GTTATGGGCTGTGTTTCCTCTACATGGCTGCCACCCCGGTGCTCAGGTCCAAGCTCTCCAAGCTAGTGAGCCCATCAGAACAAG GTGCCCTGTTTGCCTCGGTTGCCTGTGTGGAGGGTTTGTCGTCTCTGGTGGCAAGCGGCCTCTTCAACTCCATCTACCCAGCCACGCTGCACCTCCTCAAGGGCTTCCCCTTCCTCTTCGGTGCCATCCTCCTGCTCATCCCTGCTGGAATCATCGG GAGCCTGGAGTGTCTGGACGAAAGAAGAGAGAACAGAGACGCCAGGGAATCTTAA
- the sarm1 gene encoding NAD(+) hydrolase SARM1, whose amino-acid sequence MLLSVSISLWRLYRHISIMFSSERLTVPEYVSRLQTRRSGAEPRAVSPGINADVQAVLESVIPALRSSIKRLKSAKDTEDLDETRKAIAEIFQLVEEAWVLPAVGRQVAEDICNRIRLDGGLELLLQLLQIPAVEITYESAKLLEQILVMENRDYVARMGLGVILNLTREQEDAQLARSVSGILEHMFKHTEETSVHLISNGALDALLFWCRGTDPTLLRHCAVALSNCAMYGGHRCQRLMIEKQAAEWLFPLAFSKEDELIRFYACLAVAVLAANREIEEEVVASGTLELVEPFISSLDPEDFARSLLDSADSMQGRTAADLQHLLPLLDGTRVEGKCIAAFYLCVETSIKSRQRNTKIFQEIGAVQSLKRIVMYSTNGTTCSLAKRALSMMGEEVPRKVLSSVPNWKNCEVLRWLQQVGFSAFCDRFQELQVDGDLLLNITEQDLASDLGMTAGLTRKRFLRDLRVLKTYANYSMCDPNNLADWLAEIDPRFRQYTYGLVQSGVDRHSIQSLTDPQLHHDCHIENSFHRSKILAANRRPLKPCLTDAQPPGPDVFISYRRTTGSQLASLLKVHLQVRGFSVFIDVEKLEAGKFEDKLIQSVQRARNFILVLSANALDKCMGDTGMKDWVHKEIVTALAGKKNIVPVTDNFMWPEPTSLPEDMRPILNFNGIKWSHEYQEASIEKILRFLKGNQVDGPEGNKEQKQKQK is encoded by the exons ATGCttttgtctgtctctatctctctgtggaGGCTGTATCGACACATCTCCATCATGTTTAGCTCAGAGAGACTCACAGTACCAGAATACGTCAGCCGCCTGCAGACCCGTCGCAGCGGCGCAGAGCCCAGAGCCGTCTCGCCGGGCATCAACGCGGATGTTCAGGCGGTACTGGAAAGTGTGATTCCTGCGCTCCGTTCCTCTATCAAGAGACTCAAGTCCGCCAAAGATACAGAAGATTTAGATGAAACGAGAAAGGCCATCGCGGAGATATTCCAGCTGGTAGAGGAGGCCTGGGTATTGCCCGCTGTAGGCCGTCAGGTGGCTGAGGACATTTGCAACAGAATCCGTCTGGATGGGGGACTGGAactgctccttcagctccttcaAATTCCTGCCGTCGAAATCACGTATGAGTCGGCAAAACTGCTTGAGCAGATTCTGGTGATGGAGAACAG AGACTATGTGGCGCGCATGGGACTGGGGGTCATCCTCAACCTGACCCGGGAGCAGGAAGACGCCCAGCTGGCCCGCAGCGTCTCGGGCATCCTGGAGCACATGTTCAAGCACACGGAGGAGACGTCCGTCCACCTCATCTCCAACGGCGCCCTGGACGCGCTGCTCTTCTGGTGCCGCGGCACGGACCCCACGCTGCTGCGGCACTGCGCGGTGGCGCTGTCCAACTGCGCCATGTACGGCGGCCACCGGTGCCAGCGGCTCATGATCGAGAAGCAGGCGGCCGAGTGGCTCTTCCCCCTGGCCTTCTCCAAGGAGGACGAGCTCATCCGCTTCTACGCCtgcctggccgtggccgtgctGGCCGCCAACCGGgagatcgaggaggaggtggtggcgtCGGGGACCCTGGAGCTGGTGGAGCCGTTCATCTCCTCCCTGGACCCGGAGGACTTTGCCCGCAGCCTGCTGGACAGCGCCGACAGCATGCAGGGGCGGACGGCGGCCGACCTGCAGcacctgctgccgctgctggacGGCACGCGGGTGGAGGGGAAGTGCATCGCCGCCTTCTACCTCTGCGTGGAGACCAGCATCAAGTCCCGCCAGCGCAACAccaag ATTTTCCAAGAGATAGGAGCCGTGCAGAGCCTGAAGAGGATCGTCATGTACTCCACCAACGGCACCACATGTTCCCTGGCCAAGCGGGCGTTGAGTATGATGGGCGAGGAGGTTCCCAGGAAGGTGCTGTCGTCGGTTCCCAACTGGAAGAACTGTGAGGTGCTGAGGTGGCTTCAGCAGGTGGGCTTCAGTGCCTTTTGTGACCGCTTCCAG GAGCTCCAGGTAGACGGAGACCTTTTGTTGAACATTACAGAGCAGGACCTGGCATCAGATTTGGGAATGACTGCCGGCCTCACGCGCAAAAG GTTCCTCCGAGACCTGCGCGTGTTGAAGACCTACGCCAACTACTCAATGTGTGACCCCAACAACCTGGCCGACTGGCTGGCTGAAATAGACCCCCGCTTCAGGCAGTACACCTACGGCCTGGTCCAGTCGGGAGTGGACCGCCACAGCATCCAGAGCCTGACCGACCCGCAGCTCCATCACGACTGCCACATAGAGAACAGCTTCCACCGGTCCAAGATCCTGGCTGCCAACCGCAGGCCCCTCAAACCCTGCCTCACAGACGCCCAGCCCCCAGGCCCCGACGTCTTCATCAGCTACCGGAGGACCACCGGCTCCCAGCTGGCCAG CCTACTGAAGGTTCACCTCCAGGTGCGGGGCTTCAGCGTGTTCATAGACGTCGAGAAGCTGGAGGCGGGCAAATTTGAGGACAAGCTCATTCAGAGTGTGCAGCGCGCACGCAACTTCATCCTGGTGCTGTCTGCCAACGCGCTCGACAAGTGCATGGGAGACACGGGCATGAAGGACTGGGTTCACAAG GAGATTGTGACTGCCTTAGCTGGGAAGAAAAACATAGTTCCCGTCACTGATAATTTCATGTGGCCGGAGCCCACATCCCTGCCTGAGGATATGAGGCCCATCCTCAACTTTAATGGCATCAA GTGGTCTCATGAATACCAGGAGGCCTCAATTGAGAAAATCTTGCGCTTTCTGAAAGGAAACCAAGTGGACGGCCCAGAAGGCAACAAGGAGCAGAAGCAGAAACAGAAATGA
- the vtna gene encoding vitronectin a isoform X2 → MKTRLLLLSLIVVAQAIEARGDTFFIAEDDDDYSFGEGPPAGSPSPEAARDVVDAVGDTSPRGSPSTEDAPIPRLSPTGRPAPSRRPAPTGRPFGTRRPIPARRPVPTAVDPGADIVTTVAPPTPAHTTQAATTPEPDPDAEVCSGRPFDSFTQLKNGSIYAFRGEYFFELDQKAVLPGYPKLIKDVWGISGPIDAAFTRVNCQGKTYMFRGRQYWRFEDGVLDEGYPREISVGFDKIPDYVDAAFALPSPAHHEKEKVFFFRGDEYFVHEFVHEPSHEECVAMSSSSPSTQFRRYTDMYRHYYDIFSSGTFSDGLHHHGGHHFINKDWKGVKSPLDAVLTGRIYVSNQRVTRPPSVSRQDRDQQRRYDQQYGQQQNQQYGQQYGQQYGQQYGQQYGQQYGQQWGRRRQSRSPQWGTMAAQGMDMGQRFAERGMEMVRRPGYAWDERRDQERRDLDEYRREQLNNGNHDPRSQAARDDRAYRELMRQSLPLQNVYFFKGDKYYRVDLKTKRVDPANPPYPRSIAKYWLGCSDPTGEEK, encoded by the exons ATGAAGACCAGGCTGCTCCTTTTAAGTTTGATAGTGGTTGCCCAGGCGATTGAAG CGCGCGGGGACACTTTCTTCATCgccgaggacgacgacgactatTCCTTCGGCGAGGGCCCTCCCGCGGGGAGTCCGTCCCCCGAGGCTGCCCGAGATGTGGTGGATGCAGTCGGCGACACATCCCCTCGGGGGTCTCCGTCGACAGAGGACGCCCCGATCCCACGTCTTTCTCCGACCGGACGTCCTGCTCCGAGCCGGCGCCCCGCTCCGACCGGACGTCCCTTTGGGACCAGACGCCCCATTCCCGCGAGGCGCCCTGTTCCAACGGCAGTAGACCCGGGGGCTGACATCGTCACAACAGTGGCCCCCCCCACGCCGGCGCACACCACTCAGGCGGCCACCACGCCGGAGCCTGACCCCGATGCTGAGGTCTGCAGCGGGAGGCCCTTCGACTCCTTTACACAGCTTAAGAACGGCTCCATCTATGCATTCAGAG gggAGTATTTCTTTGAACTGGACCAGAAAGCAGTACTGCCTGGCTATCCCAAACTGATCAAGGACGTGTGGGGCATCAGTGGTCCTATAGATGCTGCATTCACACGGGTCAACTGTCAGGGCAAGACGTACATGTTCAGG GGACGCCAGTACTGGAGGTTTGAAGACGGCGTGCTGGACGAAGGCTATCCTAGAGAGATAAGTGTCGGGTTTGACAAGATCCCCGATTATGTGGACGCGGCCTtcgctctcccctcccccgctcACCATGAGAAGGAGAAGGTCTTCTTCTTCAGAg GGGACGAGTATTTTGTGCACGAGTTTGTGCACGAGCCCTCGCACGAGGAGTGCGTGGCCATGTCCAGTAGCTCTCCCTCCACGCAATTCAGACGCTACACGGACATGTACCGCCATTACTACGACATCTTCTCCAGCGGGACCTTTTCTGACG gtcTCCACCACCACGGCGGTCATCATTTCATCAACAAGGACTGGAAGGGAGTCAAGTCCCCGTTGGACGCGGTGCTGACGGGAAGGATCTACGTGAGCAACCAGAGGGTCACCCGGCCCCCCAGCGTATCCAGGCAGGACCGGGACCAACAGCGACGCTACGACCAGCAGTACGGccagcagcagaaccagcagTACGGCCAGCAGTACGGCCAGCAGTACGGCCAGCAGTACGGCCAGCAGTACGGCCAGCAGTACGGCCAGCAGTGGGGGCGGCGTCGGCAGAGCCGCTCGCCCCAATGGGGCACCATGGCGGCGCAGGGGATGGACATGGGGCAGAGGTTCGCcgagagggggatggagatgGTGAGAAGACCAGGGTATGCCTGGGATGAACGTCGCGATCAAGAGCGTCGCGATCTGGACGAATACCGCCGAGAACAACTCAACAACGGAAACCACGACCCAAGATCCCAGGCCGCCAGGGACGACAGGGCCTACCGGGAGCTAATGCGCCAGAGCCTCCCGCTGCAGAACGTCTACTTCTTTAAGGGGG ATAAATACTACAGAGTGGACCTGAAGACCAAGAGAGTGGACCCCGCCAACCCTCCCTATCCCCGGTCCATCGCCAAGTACTGGCTTGGCTGCTCGGACCCGACCGGCGAAGAGAAATAA
- the vtna gene encoding vitronectin a isoform X1 → MKTRLLLLSLIVVAQAIEESCMGRCEKGFDSLRDCQCDTMCKYYKSCCSDYEPTCGMITRGDTFFIAEDDDDYSFGEGPPAGSPSPEAARDVVDAVGDTSPRGSPSTEDAPIPRLSPTGRPAPSRRPAPTGRPFGTRRPIPARRPVPTAVDPGADIVTTVAPPTPAHTTQAATTPEPDPDAEVCSGRPFDSFTQLKNGSIYAFRGEYFFELDQKAVLPGYPKLIKDVWGISGPIDAAFTRVNCQGKTYMFRGRQYWRFEDGVLDEGYPREISVGFDKIPDYVDAAFALPSPAHHEKEKVFFFRGDEYFVHEFVHEPSHEECVAMSSSSPSTQFRRYTDMYRHYYDIFSSGTFSDGLHHHGGHHFINKDWKGVKSPLDAVLTGRIYVSNQRVTRPPSVSRQDRDQQRRYDQQYGQQQNQQYGQQYGQQYGQQYGQQYGQQYGQQWGRRRQSRSPQWGTMAAQGMDMGQRFAERGMEMVRRPGYAWDERRDQERRDLDEYRREQLNNGNHDPRSQAARDDRAYRELMRQSLPLQNVYFFKGDKYYRVDLKTKRVDPANPPYPRSIAKYWLGCSDPTGEEK, encoded by the exons ATGAAGACCAGGCTGCTCCTTTTAAGTTTGATAGTGGTTGCCCAGGCGATTGAAG AGTCGTGCATGGGTCGCTGTGAGAAGGGCTTTGACTCTCTAAGGGACTGTCAGTGTGACACTATGTGTAAATACTACAAGAGCTGCTGCTCTGACTATGAGCCCACCTGCGGCATGATTA CGCGCGGGGACACTTTCTTCATCgccgaggacgacgacgactatTCCTTCGGCGAGGGCCCTCCCGCGGGGAGTCCGTCCCCCGAGGCTGCCCGAGATGTGGTGGATGCAGTCGGCGACACATCCCCTCGGGGGTCTCCGTCGACAGAGGACGCCCCGATCCCACGTCTTTCTCCGACCGGACGTCCTGCTCCGAGCCGGCGCCCCGCTCCGACCGGACGTCCCTTTGGGACCAGACGCCCCATTCCCGCGAGGCGCCCTGTTCCAACGGCAGTAGACCCGGGGGCTGACATCGTCACAACAGTGGCCCCCCCCACGCCGGCGCACACCACTCAGGCGGCCACCACGCCGGAGCCTGACCCCGATGCTGAGGTCTGCAGCGGGAGGCCCTTCGACTCCTTTACACAGCTTAAGAACGGCTCCATCTATGCATTCAGAG gggAGTATTTCTTTGAACTGGACCAGAAAGCAGTACTGCCTGGCTATCCCAAACTGATCAAGGACGTGTGGGGCATCAGTGGTCCTATAGATGCTGCATTCACACGGGTCAACTGTCAGGGCAAGACGTACATGTTCAGG GGACGCCAGTACTGGAGGTTTGAAGACGGCGTGCTGGACGAAGGCTATCCTAGAGAGATAAGTGTCGGGTTTGACAAGATCCCCGATTATGTGGACGCGGCCTtcgctctcccctcccccgctcACCATGAGAAGGAGAAGGTCTTCTTCTTCAGAg GGGACGAGTATTTTGTGCACGAGTTTGTGCACGAGCCCTCGCACGAGGAGTGCGTGGCCATGTCCAGTAGCTCTCCCTCCACGCAATTCAGACGCTACACGGACATGTACCGCCATTACTACGACATCTTCTCCAGCGGGACCTTTTCTGACG gtcTCCACCACCACGGCGGTCATCATTTCATCAACAAGGACTGGAAGGGAGTCAAGTCCCCGTTGGACGCGGTGCTGACGGGAAGGATCTACGTGAGCAACCAGAGGGTCACCCGGCCCCCCAGCGTATCCAGGCAGGACCGGGACCAACAGCGACGCTACGACCAGCAGTACGGccagcagcagaaccagcagTACGGCCAGCAGTACGGCCAGCAGTACGGCCAGCAGTACGGCCAGCAGTACGGCCAGCAGTACGGCCAGCAGTGGGGGCGGCGTCGGCAGAGCCGCTCGCCCCAATGGGGCACCATGGCGGCGCAGGGGATGGACATGGGGCAGAGGTTCGCcgagagggggatggagatgGTGAGAAGACCAGGGTATGCCTGGGATGAACGTCGCGATCAAGAGCGTCGCGATCTGGACGAATACCGCCGAGAACAACTCAACAACGGAAACCACGACCCAAGATCCCAGGCCGCCAGGGACGACAGGGCCTACCGGGAGCTAATGCGCCAGAGCCTCCCGCTGCAGAACGTCTACTTCTTTAAGGGGG ATAAATACTACAGAGTGGACCTGAAGACCAAGAGAGTGGACCCCGCCAACCCTCCCTATCCCCGGTCCATCGCCAAGTACTGGCTTGGCTGCTCGGACCCGACCGGCGAAGAGAAATAA